Proteins co-encoded in one Candidatus Tectomicrobia bacterium genomic window:
- the murB gene encoding UDP-N-acetylmuramate dehydrogenase, translating into MTGLAEEEMALGLDLKLAGLACEIRFGERLAPYTTFQVGGPADALALPKDEAELAGLIARCLAEGLPVSVLGGGANTLVRDGGIHGVVVCLVNGFRQLGVAEEGEAPIVEAGAGVKISQLVRFAAERGLAGLECLAGVPGTVGGALAMNAGTAERFVGEAVESIRWARLSGGGVETLPASALAFVYREARFPEPGVVTAVRFRLSRGDAGALRAYLKEHAAVRRERQPWGVPCAGSIFRNPPGERAGRLIEAAGLKGRRVGGAEVSRVHANFLVNCGGARAADVMELIEVVRARVREVHGLELQLELKIVGEDAA; encoded by the coding sequence ATGACCGGCCTCGCGGAGGAAGAGATGGCCTTGGGCCTGGACCTCAAGCTGGCGGGGCTCGCCTGCGAGATCCGCTTCGGCGAGCGGCTGGCGCCCTACACCACCTTCCAGGTGGGCGGGCCGGCGGACGCCCTGGCCCTGCCCAAGGACGAGGCGGAGCTCGCCGGGCTCATCGCCCGCTGCCTGGCCGAGGGGCTGCCAGTGAGCGTCCTGGGCGGCGGGGCCAACACCCTGGTGCGGGACGGGGGCATCCACGGCGTGGTCGTCTGCCTCGTGAACGGGTTCCGGCAGCTCGGCGTGGCGGAGGAGGGCGAGGCCCCGATCGTCGAGGCGGGGGCGGGGGTGAAGATCTCCCAGCTCGTCCGGTTCGCGGCGGAGCGCGGGCTGGCGGGCCTCGAGTGCCTGGCGGGGGTGCCGGGGACGGTGGGCGGCGCCCTGGCCATGAACGCGGGCACGGCGGAGCGCTTCGTCGGCGAGGCGGTGGAGTCCATCCGGTGGGCGCGCCTGTCGGGCGGGGGCGTCGAGACGCTCCCGGCATCGGCTCTCGCCTTCGTCTACCGGGAGGCCCGCTTTCCGGAGCCGGGCGTGGTGACGGCGGTGCGCTTCCGGCTGAGTCGGGGCGACGCCGGGGCCCTGCGTGCCTATCTCAAGGAGCATGCAGCGGTGCGCCGGGAGCGCCAGCCCTGGGGGGTGCCCTGCGCGGGCTCAATCTTCCGCAATCCGCCGGGGGAGCGGGCCGGCCGGCTCATCGAGGCGGCGGGCCTCAAGGGCCGGCGCGTGGGCGGCGCCGAGGTGAGCCGCGTCCACGCCAACTTCCTCGTCAACTGCGGCGGGGCGAGGGCGGCGGACGTGATGGAACTGATCGAGGTGGTCCGGGCGCGGGTGCGGGAGGTGCACGGCCTGGAGTTGCAGCTCGAGCTCAAGATTGTGGGGGAGGACGCCGCATGA
- a CDS encoding FtsQ-type POTRA domain-containing protein: MSRTTLRFPAVRPAPGPAGDDIRPGRGLTPSKTGLRRRSAGARRRGSAWVRPAIGFLVFAEILLLGGHAVRWARVSPRFALSEVVVEGHRALDAREIVRLAAVSHGRNIFDVDLEEVRRRVAASPWVRRVGVWRQLPHALRVEIEERRPAALLRREPPFGVDAEGMVLGALLEKPEGCLPLFEGFDPRSLRPGSSIWSRGFESQLAALSLAAGTPALRGGCLSVRRLEDGRLRLRVLDGKLDLLAHEEGLKSQAARLRAVIQDVLREPPASERIELDLTFPGRVVVRPIGQDGGAKG; the protein is encoded by the coding sequence ATGAGCCGGACTACCCTCCGCTTTCCCGCCGTTCGGCCGGCCCCGGGCCCGGCGGGGGACGATATCCGCCCCGGCCGCGGGCTCACGCCCTCGAAGACGGGGCTCAGGCGGCGGAGCGCGGGCGCCCGGCGGAGGGGGAGCGCCTGGGTCCGCCCGGCCATCGGTTTCCTGGTGTTCGCGGAGATTCTCCTGCTGGGGGGGCACGCGGTGCGCTGGGCCAGGGTCAGCCCGCGCTTCGCCCTCAGCGAGGTCGTGGTGGAGGGCCATCGGGCGCTGGACGCGCGCGAGATCGTCCGCCTGGCGGCCGTCTCGCACGGGCGGAACATCTTTGACGTGGATCTCGAGGAAGTCCGCCGCCGGGTGGCGGCGAGCCCCTGGGTCCGCCGGGTGGGCGTGTGGAGGCAGCTCCCCCACGCCCTCCGCGTCGAGATCGAGGAGCGGCGCCCGGCCGCCCTGCTGCGCCGCGAGCCTCCCTTCGGGGTGGACGCGGAGGGGATGGTGCTGGGGGCGCTCCTCGAGAAGCCGGAGGGTTGCCTCCCGCTGTTCGAGGGCTTCGACCCCCGGTCGCTCCGGCCCGGAAGCTCGATCTGGAGCCGGGGGTTCGAGAGCCAGCTCGCGGCCCTCTCCCTCGCCGCCGGAACCCCGGCCCTCCGCGGGGGGTGCCTCTCCGTTCGGAGGCTGGAGGATGGGAGGCTCCGCCTCCGGGTTTTGGATGGCAAGCTGGACCTGCTCGCCCATGAGGAAGGACTCAAAAGCCAGGCAGCCCGCCTGCGCGCCGTGATTCAGGATGTCCTGAGGGAACCGCCCGCCTCGGAACGGATCGAGTTGGATCTCACGTTCCCGGGCCGCGTCGTCGTCCGGCCCATCGGACAGGATGGAGGAGCGAAAGGATGA
- a CDS encoding UDP-N-acetylmuramate--L-alanine ligase: MLRHSQRVHFVGIGGTGMCGIAEVLINLGYAVTGSDLAQNEAVFRLRRLGAKIAMGHRAENVEGVDVVVYSSAVSGENVEVAEARRRKIPVIRRAEMLAELMRMKYSIAVAGAHGKTTTTSLVAAVLAAGGLDPTVVVGGRINAIGSNARLGEGEYLVAEADESDGTFLRLVPTIAVVTNIDEEHLDFYRDFQAIKQAFLEFLNKIPFYGFSVVCLDHPAVQEIIPGIEKRFFTYGFGSQADYIGEDFHYESGEAVFSVRRRNERLGELRLRIPGRHNAYNALAAVAVASELDVPFEAVQRGLHGFDGIGRRLERIGEAAGVAVLDDYGHHPEEIRATLRAVREAWPDRRLVVLFQPHRYSRTLHLGKAFHTAFYDADLLLVAPIYAAGEAPIPGVSASAIAEGARAHGHKACEEVEGVHEAAGRLAEAVRPGDLVLTLGAGDVWKAGRELLERLAPGEKREEEAG, encoded by the coding sequence ATGCTCCGGCACTCCCAGCGCGTCCACTTCGTGGGCATCGGGGGGACGGGCATGTGCGGGATCGCGGAGGTGCTGATCAACCTGGGGTACGCGGTGACGGGGTCGGACCTGGCCCAGAACGAGGCCGTCTTCCGTCTCCGCCGGCTGGGGGCGAAGATCGCCATGGGCCACCGCGCGGAGAACGTCGAGGGGGTGGACGTGGTGGTCTACAGCTCGGCCGTCTCGGGGGAGAACGTCGAGGTGGCCGAGGCGCGGCGCCGGAAGATCCCCGTCATCCGCCGGGCCGAGATGCTGGCCGAGCTGATGCGGATGAAGTACAGCATCGCCGTCGCCGGGGCCCACGGGAAGACGACCACCACATCGCTTGTCGCCGCCGTGCTCGCGGCGGGAGGGCTGGATCCCACCGTGGTGGTGGGCGGGCGGATCAACGCCATCGGGTCGAACGCCCGCCTGGGCGAGGGCGAGTACCTGGTCGCGGAGGCGGACGAGAGCGACGGAACTTTCCTGCGCCTCGTGCCCACCATCGCCGTGGTCACCAACATCGACGAGGAGCACCTGGACTTCTACCGGGACTTCCAGGCCATCAAGCAGGCCTTCCTGGAGTTCCTGAACAAGATCCCGTTCTACGGCTTCTCGGTGGTGTGCCTCGATCACCCGGCCGTGCAGGAGATCATCCCCGGCATCGAAAAGCGCTTCTTCACCTACGGCTTCGGGTCCCAGGCGGACTACATCGGCGAAGACTTCCACTACGAGTCGGGGGAGGCTGTTTTCTCCGTCCGGCGGCGGAACGAGCGACTGGGGGAGCTCCGCCTCCGCATCCCCGGCCGCCACAACGCCTACAACGCCCTGGCGGCCGTGGCGGTCGCGTCCGAGCTGGATGTGCCCTTCGAGGCCGTTCAGCGGGGACTCCACGGCTTCGACGGCATCGGCCGGCGCCTCGAGCGCATCGGGGAGGCGGCGGGGGTGGCCGTGCTGGACGACTATGGCCATCACCCGGAGGAGATCCGGGCCACCCTGCGGGCGGTCCGGGAGGCATGGCCGGACCGCCGCCTCGTGGTCCTCTTCCAGCCCCACCGCTACAGCCGGACGCTTCACCTGGGGAAGGCCTTCCACACGGCCTTCTACGACGCCGACCTCCTGCTCGTGGCGCCCATCTACGCGGCCGGCGAGGCTCCCATCCCGGGGGTGAGCGCCTCGGCCATCGCGGAGGGAGCCCGCGCCCATGGCCACAAGGCGTGCGAGGAGGTAGAGGGCGTCCACGAAGCGGCCGGGCGGCTGGCGGAGGCCGTCCGGCCGGGGGACCTGGTGCTCACGCTGGGGGCGGGGGACGTCTGGAAGGCGGGCCGGGAGCTCTTGGAGCGGCTCGCGCCCGGGGAGAAGCGGGAGGAAGAGGCGGGATGA
- the pgeF gene encoding peptidoglycan editing factor PgeF yields the protein MRHLESHESGGVEVFRSPLLDALPFIRHGFSTRRGGVSEGEFRSLNLGQAKGEDSERVRENRRRFFQVAEMEPSRVAEVRQVHGTAVVAADEIPEGARVEADGVLTAEPGVAVAVQTADCLPVLLADARRRAVAAVHAGRKGIGAGVLAEAVRRMGERFGSRPEDLVAGLGPAISGACYEVGEECLPPFRERYPDWRDFSIPLGRGKWLLDLPEAARRQLAAAGIPGERIGPPGPCTFSESARFFSYRRDGAPTGRLWAIIVVF from the coding sequence ATGCGCCATCTGGAAAGCCATGAGTCGGGCGGGGTGGAGGTGTTCCGCTCGCCCCTCCTGGACGCGCTGCCCTTCATCCGCCACGGTTTCAGCACGAGGCGAGGAGGGGTGAGCGAGGGGGAATTCCGCTCCCTCAACCTGGGCCAGGCCAAGGGGGAGGATTCCGAGCGGGTCCGGGAGAATCGCCGGCGCTTCTTTCAGGTGGCGGAAATGGAGCCGTCCCGGGTGGCCGAGGTCCGCCAGGTCCACGGGACCGCGGTCGTCGCCGCGGACGAGATTCCCGAAGGAGCACGGGTGGAGGCGGACGGAGTGCTGACGGCCGAGCCGGGCGTGGCGGTGGCCGTCCAGACGGCGGATTGCCTCCCGGTCCTGCTCGCGGACGCCCGCCGCCGGGCGGTGGCGGCGGTCCACGCCGGGAGGAAGGGAATCGGGGCCGGCGTCCTGGCGGAGGCGGTTCGCCGGATGGGAGAGCGATTCGGGAGCCGCCCGGAAGACCTCGTGGCGGGGCTCGGGCCGGCCATCTCGGGGGCCTGCTATGAGGTAGGCGAGGAATGCCTGCCCCCCTTCCGGGAACGCTACCCGGACTGGCGGGACTTCTCCATCCCCCTGGGGCGGGGAAAGTGGCTCCTGGACCTCCCGGAGGCCGCGCGGCGCCAGTTGGCCGCCGCCGGGATTCCCGGGGAGCGGATCGGCCCCCCCGGGCCCTGCACGTTCTCCGAGTCGGCCCGCTTCTTCTCCTACCGGCGCGACGGCGCCCCGACGGGCCGGCTGTGGGCGATCATCGTGGTGTTTTGA
- a CDS encoding YggS family pyridoxal phosphate-dependent enzyme has protein sequence MTSLNERLESVRARIAAAARRAGRRPEEVRLVAVSKTRPPERVAEAIHAGVEIIGENRVQEARDKRLAMDPALAGRAQWHLIGSLQRNKARQVIGLFDMVETVDSLPLAEELARRAEASGAAPLRVLLQVNTGEESQKGGAAPAALPGLLEGASRLEALRVEGLMCIPPLGRAPEESRPHFRLLRKLRDEAQGRGFASLRELSMGMSGDFELAIEEGATFVRIGTAIFGPRPPR, from the coding sequence ATGACCTCCCTCAATGAGCGCTTGGAAAGCGTCCGGGCGCGCATCGCCGCCGCGGCGCGCCGGGCGGGCCGCCGGCCGGAAGAGGTCCGCCTGGTGGCCGTCTCCAAGACCCGGCCGCCGGAGCGGGTGGCGGAGGCGATCCATGCCGGGGTGGAGATTATCGGCGAGAACCGGGTCCAGGAGGCCCGGGACAAGCGCCTCGCCATGGACCCCGCTCTCGCCGGACGGGCCCAGTGGCACCTGATCGGGAGCCTTCAGCGCAACAAGGCCCGGCAGGTCATTGGCCTATTCGACATGGTCGAGACGGTGGATTCCCTCCCGCTGGCCGAGGAGCTGGCGCGGCGGGCGGAGGCGTCGGGGGCGGCGCCCCTGCGGGTGCTCCTCCAGGTCAATACGGGGGAGGAGTCCCAGAAGGGGGGGGCGGCCCCCGCGGCCCTGCCGGGGCTGTTGGAAGGGGCCTCCCGGCTGGAGGCCCTCCGGGTGGAGGGCCTCATGTGCATTCCCCCCCTGGGCCGGGCGCCCGAGGAAAGCCGCCCCCATTTCAGGCTCCTGCGAAAGCTCCGGGACGAGGCCCAGGGGAGGGGTTTCGCCTCCCTGCGGGAGCTTTCCATGGGCATGTCCGGGGATTTCGAGCTCGCCATCGAGGAGGGGGCCACCTTCGTGAGGATCGGGACGGCCATCTTCGGCCCCCGGCCTCCCCGGTAA
- the ftsA gene encoding cell division protein FtsA, with the protein MSKRGDVLVGLDIGTSKICVVVAEVNEDGSLEIVGLGKHPSKGLNRGSVVNIDQTVESIRAAVEEAEFISGTPIRSAYVGVAGGHIRSFNTNGIVAIKSKIVTKEDIDRVVEQARAVTMPADHEIIHVLPQEYIVDEQEGITEPIGMAGVRLESKVHIVSGAIPAIQNISRSVERAGLSVERLVLQPLASSLAALTEDERDLGVAVVDIGSGTSDVAVISGGALRYTAIVPVAGNHVTRDIAIGLRTPDYQAERIKKEYGCAVASRLAHDEEIEVPSVGGRPPRVLSRQMLAEIIEPRMEEVFTLIRREIQKSGMEDLLPAGAVLTGGASMMEGIEDLAERVLQLPVRRGAPLGIGGLVDMVNGPMFSTGVGLAIYAMRTMGPQGRRGWLPGGARNGSIRTAKDRIRHVLASIFR; encoded by the coding sequence ATGAGCAAACGGGGCGACGTGCTGGTGGGCCTCGACATCGGCACCTCAAAGATCTGCGTGGTCGTGGCCGAGGTGAACGAGGACGGCTCGCTCGAGATCGTCGGCCTCGGCAAGCATCCGTCCAAGGGCCTCAACCGCGGGTCGGTGGTGAACATCGATCAGACGGTGGAGTCCATCCGCGCCGCGGTGGAGGAGGCGGAGTTCATCAGCGGCACGCCCATCCGCTCCGCCTATGTCGGGGTGGCGGGCGGCCACATCCGCAGCTTCAACACCAACGGGATCGTGGCCATCAAGAGCAAGATCGTCACCAAGGAGGACATCGACCGGGTGGTCGAGCAGGCGCGGGCGGTCACCATGCCGGCCGATCACGAGATCATCCATGTCCTTCCGCAGGAGTACATCGTGGACGAGCAGGAGGGCATCACCGAGCCGATCGGCATGGCCGGGGTGCGCCTCGAGTCCAAGGTCCACATCGTCTCGGGCGCCATCCCGGCCATCCAGAACATCTCGCGGAGCGTGGAACGGGCGGGCCTCTCGGTGGAGAGGCTCGTCCTGCAGCCGCTGGCCTCATCGCTGGCGGCGCTCACCGAGGACGAGCGGGACCTGGGCGTGGCCGTGGTGGACATCGGCAGCGGCACCTCGGACGTTGCGGTCATCAGCGGCGGGGCGCTCCGCTACACGGCGATCGTGCCGGTGGCCGGGAACCACGTCACCCGCGACATCGCCATCGGGCTCCGGACGCCCGACTACCAGGCCGAGCGCATCAAGAAGGAGTACGGCTGCGCCGTGGCCTCGCGGCTCGCCCACGACGAGGAGATCGAGGTGCCGAGCGTGGGAGGCCGGCCGCCCCGGGTGCTCAGCCGCCAGATGCTGGCGGAGATCATCGAGCCCCGCATGGAAGAGGTATTCACCCTCATCCGCCGGGAGATCCAGAAGAGCGGGATGGAGGATCTCCTCCCGGCCGGCGCCGTCCTGACCGGCGGGGCCAGCATGATGGAGGGCATCGAGGATCTGGCGGAGCGCGTGCTGCAGCTTCCGGTTCGGCGGGGCGCGCCGCTGGGCATCGGCGGCCTCGTGGATATGGTGAACGGCCCCATGTTTTCGACGGGGGTCGGTCTGGCGATCTACGCGATGCGGACGATGGGCCCGCAGGGCCGGCGCGGCTGGCTTCCCGGCGGAGCCCGGAACGGTTCCATTCGAACGGCGAAGGACAGGATCCGCCACGTGCTGGCGAGCATTTTCCGCTGA
- the ftsZ gene encoding cell division protein FtsZ, whose product MFNLAEETACRARIAVIGVGGGGGNAVNTMIASGMDGVQFIAANTDHQVLERSLAPEKMQLGLALTNGLGAGGNPEVGRKAALEDAERIAGLLDGLDMVFVTAGMGGGTGTGAAPVIARIAKEAGILTVGVVTKPFDFEGPRRRTQAEQGINELRESVNTLITIPNQRLLGMVERTTPITEAFQKANNVLLQACKGIADLITTPGLINLDFADVRTIMRDMGGMALMGSGTGTGENRAVIAAQNAISSPLLEEGSIQGARGVLINITGGNDLSLFEVNEACSLVHGSAHEDANIIFGSVIDPSMENKVCVTVIATGFGREGLREVPRTEVEATGTDGRKLSVPAYVRMRTNKKDAALSYQLEEDDLDVPTFLRKQAD is encoded by the coding sequence ATGTTCAACCTAGCGGAGGAAACCGCCTGCCGGGCGAGGATCGCCGTCATCGGCGTCGGCGGCGGGGGCGGCAACGCGGTCAACACCATGATTGCGTCGGGCATGGACGGGGTGCAGTTCATCGCCGCGAACACGGACCACCAAGTGCTGGAACGGTCCCTCGCTCCGGAGAAGATGCAGCTCGGTCTCGCGCTGACGAACGGCCTGGGGGCGGGCGGGAACCCGGAGGTCGGCCGGAAGGCGGCGCTCGAGGACGCCGAGCGCATCGCCGGGCTCCTGGATGGGCTGGACATGGTCTTCGTGACCGCGGGAATGGGCGGAGGCACGGGGACGGGCGCCGCGCCGGTCATCGCCCGCATCGCCAAGGAGGCGGGCATCCTGACGGTCGGCGTGGTCACCAAGCCCTTCGATTTCGAGGGGCCGCGCCGCCGGACCCAGGCGGAACAGGGCATCAACGAGCTGCGGGAGTCGGTGAACACCCTCATCACCATCCCCAACCAGCGCCTCCTCGGCATGGTCGAGCGAACGACGCCTATCACCGAGGCCTTCCAGAAGGCGAACAACGTCCTGCTCCAGGCCTGCAAGGGCATCGCGGACCTCATCACTACGCCCGGTCTCATCAACCTCGATTTCGCCGACGTGCGCACCATCATGCGCGACATGGGCGGCATGGCCCTCATGGGGAGCGGGACCGGGACGGGCGAGAACCGCGCCGTCATCGCCGCCCAGAACGCCATCAGCAGCCCTCTGCTCGAGGAGGGCTCCATCCAGGGCGCCCGGGGCGTGCTCATCAACATCACGGGCGGCAACGATCTATCCCTGTTCGAGGTGAACGAGGCCTGCAGCCTCGTCCACGGCTCGGCCCACGAGGATGCCAACATCATCTTCGGTTCGGTGATCGATCCCTCGATGGAGAACAAGGTCTGCGTGACGGTCATCGCCACCGGTTTCGGGCGGGAGGGCCTCCGCGAAGTGCCCCGGACGGAGGTGGAGGCGACCGGCACCGACGGGCGCAAGCTCTCCGTGCCGGCCTACGTCCGCATGCGGACCAATAAAAAGGATGCCGCCCTGAGCTATCAGCTGGAGGAAGACGATCTCGACGTCCCAACCTTCCTCCGCAAGCAGGCCGATTGA